The Ruminococcaceae bacterium R-25 genomic interval AATAAGGATGAAGAAGCTTTTGCGGAAGCTGTTGCGAATCTCTGCTATGAGTTCCATGACGGGCACCTCTCGCTCAGGATCACAAATGAGGAACTGAGTTGGAAAGTTGCAGAAAAGATGGCAGGCAACGATTACGGATTTTCGATGATCAGGACCGACGACGGAAAGACTGTTGTGATCCTTGCTGATGAGAATACTGATGCATATGCTAAGGGCATTAGAAACGGCGTAGTCGTTACGGCATGGGACGGGGTTCCGATCGATGAAGCACTAGCAGAAGTCCGTTGCGTTCAGTTTTCGATATATACTATTGCTTATCCTATTGCTGAGAATGAGGATGTGGTAAAGCCGATCTTCCTTGCGGGAAAGGGCGGCGATACGTTAAAGGTAAGATTCATTGACGAATCGGGAGCTGAAAAGGAAGTTTCGGTAAATAAGACCGGAAGCTACTTAGGCAGGTTCAATACGGCAATCTATCCTCTTACGGAAAAATGGTCAAGCGAATTTGCAAATGCCTTTATGTTGGATGATCATTGCGGATATATCTGCATTCCAAGAGAATCTTTTGACGATGCGAAAGATATCCCTGCAGCACTTGCTGATGAGTATCCTGAAGTAAAAGAACTTCTGGTATCAAGGATCGAAGGGCTAAAAGCCCAGGGCATGGACAGGCTCATCCTGGATATCAGAGGCAACGATGGCGGCATTGATGTTGTCTATGAAGAAATCGTATCGCTTTTTGCAAACGAGCAGCAGATCTCATATGGTGCTTTCTATGACGGAAAGAATTACAAAAAGAGTGAGCACTGGTCGTGGACTATTGTGCCTGACGGAAGATATTCTGATATCCCTGTAGTTGTTCTCGTAAATGCAGGGTGCGCGAGTTCGGGCGATATGCTGGCATACCGCCTGTCGCAGTGTCCCAATATCACCATGATGGGGATCACGACCACATGGGGTTCAGCGCAGAGCCTGGGCGGCGAGTGCCTTTTAAGCGGCGGAAGCATAGTAGTGAGATATCCTCTGATCGCCACTCTCGATGTTAACGGTCAGATCATCGTTGATGCCGGTAAGGACAGAAAGAGTTCCATCAAATTGGATGAGAAGATCCCTCTTGATTCAAAAGCTGTCAAGGTAATGTATGAGATGGGCGCAGACTACGATCTGGCATATACAAGACTCTATCTCAACAAGAGAATGGAAGAACAGTAATTCCGGGGAAATATAGGCATTTTTCAGGCAGTAATGTTTTTGATGCTGTTTGTATGTATCACGCTGTTAGAATGACCCGGTTAAATCAGATCAAAGAGGATTAATATATGAAAAACAGGATCGTATGTGCTTTGCTGGCAACTGTGCTTTTCTTCACGGGATGCAGCGTAAACAGGCCCGTCAGCGGAGTTTCGGAAGAAACGTCTGTAAGTGAGACAACTGTAGAGACGACAGAAACGGAAACAACCGTAACAGAAACGACCGCTGAAGCTGAAAAGTTCGTTTTCCAAAGGCATGTCCATACAAACCTCCTTTCGCAATATGTAACAGAAGAAATGTGGCAGTCGCTCTATAACCTGATGGATGCGATCTATGAAGGCGCGGATACTTTCGAGTGCACTGATAAGAAAGCTTACGACTGGTGTATAAATGAAGCGGTCATAGGAAATTTCCTGCCGCCTGTATGTACCTTTGT includes:
- a CDS encoding peptidase S41-like protein, with protein sequence MEIVFDIIGEILELLSLVDIQTKYLMAFTAIWFYVLIIATVVIKKNKKKIFRILAFIPLINFAVFYLFNFTRGAQLTGFLRYGPHLAVALVYMAASLWISRGKRKVLPHIISAVLTGVILAWSVFFVLAIGSAYHFGNFSHPGYKKSMAGLINELEKNYVLRDYKEIDFDHLREVYIPMAAEAEKNKDEEAFAEAVANLCYEFHDGHLSLRITNEELSWKVAEKMAGNDYGFSMIRTDDGKTVVILADENTDAYAKGIRNGVVVTAWDGVPIDEALAEVRCVQFSIYTIAYPIAENEDVVKPIFLAGKGGDTLKVRFIDESGAEKEVSVNKTGSYLGRFNTAIYPLTEKWSSEFANAFMLDDHCGYICIPRESFDDAKDIPAALADEYPEVKELLVSRIEGLKAQGMDRLILDIRGNDGGIDVVYEEIVSLFANEQQISYGAFYDGKNYKKSEHWSWTIVPDGRYSDIPVVVLVNAGCASSGDMLAYRLSQCPNITMMGITTTWGSAQSLGGECLLSGGSIVVRYPLIATLDVNGQIIVDAGKDRKSSIKLDEKIPLDSKAVKVMYEMGADYDLAYTRLYLNKRMEEQ